A genome region from Methanococcoides burtonii DSM 6242 includes the following:
- the mtrH gene encoding tetrahydromethanopterin S-methyltransferase subunit H, which yields MFKFDKKQEVFEVGGVKFGGQPGQYPTILIGSMFYNRHKIVTDEDEGVFDKEAADNLWNHMLEMTDVTGNPCVNQIVGETTQAIKKYIDWFVAEDDKTPFLIDSSAGEVRAAAAEYVTEIGVADRAIYNSINGSIHDHEIEAIRKSDINASIVLAFNATDPTVKGKLEVLETGGPGQTMGMLDIAKDCGITKPLVDVAATPLGAGAGASMRAVIAVKGHFGLPVGGGYHNLASAWDWMKDYKKGFATKEERKAVYMPTDIGTNLVPQTLGSNFQLFGPIENTDTVYPATAMVDIILAETAKELGLEIMDENHPINKLV from the coding sequence ATGTTCAAATTTGACAAAAAACAGGAAGTATTCGAGGTTGGTGGCGTAAAGTTCGGCGGTCAGCCAGGGCAGTACCCAACAATTCTCATTGGTTCAATGTTCTACAACAGGCACAAGATCGTGACCGATGAAGATGAGGGAGTTTTCGACAAGGAAGCAGCAGACAATCTCTGGAACCACATGCTTGAGATGACAGATGTAACAGGCAATCCATGCGTTAACCAGATCGTCGGTGAAACAACACAGGCGATCAAGAAATACATCGATTGGTTCGTTGCAGAAGATGACAAGACACCTTTCCTTATCGACTCATCCGCAGGCGAAGTACGTGCTGCAGCAGCAGAATACGTTACAGAGATCGGTGTAGCTGACAGGGCTATCTACAACTCTATCAATGGCAGTATCCATGACCATGAGATCGAAGCTATCAGAAAGAGTGATATCAATGCTTCAATCGTCCTTGCTTTCAACGCAACAGACCCAACCGTAAAAGGAAAGCTTGAGGTTCTTGAGACTGGTGGTCCAGGTCAGACCATGGGTATGCTCGACATCGCAAAGGACTGTGGCATAACAAAGCCACTCGTCGATGTAGCTGCAACTCCACTCGGAGCAGGCGCTGGTGCATCCATGAGGGCAGTAATCGCTGTAAAGGGTCACTTCGGTCTCCCTGTAGGTGGTGGATACCACAACCTTGCTTCTGCATGGGACTGGATGAAGGATTACAAGAAGGGCTTCGCGACAAAAGAGGAGCGTAAGGCAGTTTACATGCCAACAGATATCGGAACGAACCTTGTCCCGCAGACACTCGGTTCCAACTTCCAGCTGTTCGGTCCTATCGAGAACACTGACACAGTCTACCCTGCAACCGCAATGGTAGATATCATCCTCGCAGAGACCGCAAAAGAACTCGGTCTTGAGATCATGGATGAGAACCACCCAATCAACAAGCTGGTCTAA
- the mtrG gene encoding tetrahydromethanopterin S-methyltransferase subunit MtrG, which yields MSDAKNTTPSVVTDPVDFNEVLEKLNLIDEKIEFVNSEIAQRIGKKLGRDIGIMYGAVAGILIFLIYISLSPILI from the coding sequence ATGAGCGACGCAAAGAACACAACACCAAGTGTTGTAACAGACCCTGTAGATTTCAATGAGGTTCTTGAGAAGCTCAATTTGATCGACGAGAAGATCGAATTCGTAAACAGTGAGATCGCACAGAGGATCGGAAAGAAATTAGGTAGGGATATAGGCATAATGTACGGAGCAGTAGCTGGTATATTAATATTCTTGATCTACATTTCACTCTCTCCCATACTCATCTGA
- a CDS encoding tetrahydromethanopterin S-methyltransferase subunit F: protein MAEEIESGQGVPMVINPQMGAIENVVDRIRYRAQLIARNQKLDSGVNATAATGFIVGFGFAVLMVLILPLIIWQVGGVI from the coding sequence ATGGCAGAAGAAATAGAATCTGGACAGGGAGTCCCAATGGTAATCAACCCACAGATGGGTGCCATTGAAAACGTTGTCGATAGAATTCGATACAGGGCTCAGCTTATCGCAAGGAACCAGAAGCTCGACTCCGGTGTTAATGCCACAGCTGCAACCGGCTTCATTGTCGGTTTTGGATTCGCAGTTCTGATGGTATTGATACTCCCATTGATCATCTGGCAGGTAGGTGGTGTAATATGA
- the mtrA gene encoding tetrahydromethanopterin S-methyltransferase subunit A: MVDKREPAVDWPTLKGEYDVGDVKNCVAVITCGSHIPSGPQLEAGAAITGPCKTENLGLEKVVAQIIGNPNIRFVIITGSEVKGHITGEAFIMVHKNGVSDNRIVGATGAIPYVENLTDAAVERLQQQVEMINMIGTEDMGQIVAKIKECVAKDPGALDVDPMVVEVGEAGGEGEEEVGGLKPMAAEIATIRSRILDIDREMVIAGNWNKYHAGVHAGKVEGIMIGLAITLSLLGLLLFGR, from the coding sequence ATGGTAGATAAAAGAGAACCAGCAGTAGACTGGCCAACCCTAAAAGGTGAATACGATGTAGGGGACGTAAAGAACTGCGTTGCTGTTATCACCTGTGGATCACACATACCTAGCGGCCCACAACTTGAAGCCGGAGCTGCAATTACAGGTCCATGTAAAACAGAGAACCTTGGTCTTGAGAAGGTCGTTGCACAGATCATTGGAAACCCTAACATCAGATTCGTGATCATTACCGGTTCCGAAGTCAAAGGACACATTACCGGTGAAGCGTTCATAATGGTCCACAAGAACGGTGTAAGTGATAATCGTATTGTGGGCGCGACAGGTGCTATTCCTTATGTTGAGAACCTCACTGATGCAGCAGTCGAAAGACTTCAGCAGCAGGTTGAAATGATCAACATGATCGGTACCGAAGATATGGGACAGATCGTTGCAAAGATCAAAGAATGTGTGGCAAAAGACCCTGGAGCACTTGATGTTGATCCTATGGTCGTCGAAGTCGGCGAAGCTGGCGGCGAAGGTGAGGAAGAGGTCGGTGGACTTAAGCCAATGGCAGCTGAGATCGCAACGATCAGGAGCAGGATCCTTGATATTGACCGGGAAATGGTCATTGCCGGTAACTGGAACAAGTACCATGCAGGCGTACACGCAGGTAAGGTCGAAGGTATCATGATCGGTCTTGCAATTACGCTGTCACTACTTGGCCTATTGTTATTCGGGAGGTAA
- a CDS encoding tetrahydromethanopterin S-methyltransferase subunit B codes for MSMVHVAPEAHLVLDPLTSVLAAEREDIICYSMDPIMEQVNELDKIADDLVNSLSPDMKLLNAFPGREETALKAGFYGNTFYGVIVGLVFSGMIALTLYILSLIGGL; via the coding sequence ATGAGCATGGTACACGTAGCACCAGAAGCACATCTTGTATTGGATCCACTTACATCAGTTCTGGCAGCAGAACGTGAGGACATCATCTGTTACTCAATGGATCCGATCATGGAACAGGTCAATGAACTTGATAAGATCGCTGATGATCTGGTCAATTCACTTTCACCCGACATGAAGCTTTTGAACGCCTTCCCCGGAAGGGAAGAAACAGCATTAAAAGCAGGTTTCTACGGTAACACTTTCTATGGTGTTATAGTCGGTCTTGTCTTCTCAGGTATGATAGCATTGACACTATACATCCTCAGTTTGATCGGAGGTCTATAA
- the mtrC gene encoding tetrahydromethanopterin S-methyltransferase subunit MtrC — protein sequence MSAGGAGGEATGGIPQNQLIALGSLGGLAGAYAGHFLSITSPAFAFLGALGAICAIVWGSAAVRRVASYGLGTGVPSIGMMALGMGVVASMFGLAVGGIAGPIVAFITASIIGLVIGVLANKVLGMGIPIMEQSMTEIAGAGTLTIIGLSVAMTGTFMFDAVLETVVATGYIAVIFIAGGMAILHPFNANLGPDEKQDRTLMTALEKGAIAMVVAGIVATVVDGASAVPSIMIGVFIWYIAFTKYVKLVNRDAYKVLGTGLLPTEEELE from the coding sequence ATGTCCGCAGGAGGAGCTGGTGGAGAAGCCACAGGTGGCATTCCACAGAATCAGTTGATCGCTCTGGGATCTCTCGGAGGTCTCGCAGGAGCATACGCAGGTCATTTCCTTTCCATTACATCACCTGCATTCGCATTCCTTGGTGCGCTTGGTGCTATCTGTGCTATCGTATGGGGAAGTGCAGCTGTCAGGCGTGTAGCAAGTTATGGTCTTGGTACCGGTGTTCCATCCATTGGTATGATGGCACTTGGTATGGGTGTTGTTGCATCCATGTTCGGACTTGCAGTAGGCGGTATTGCCGGACCTATCGTAGCATTTATTACAGCATCAATTATCGGACTTGTCATTGGTGTACTCGCTAACAAGGTACTTGGAATGGGCATCCCTATTATGGAACAGTCCATGACAGAGATCGCTGGCGCAGGTACACTTACCATCATCGGCCTTAGTGTCGCAATGACAGGTACCTTCATGTTCGATGCAGTACTGGAAACCGTTGTTGCGACCGGATATATCGCAGTGATCTTCATCGCTGGTGGTATGGCAATTCTCCATCCATTCAATGCGAACCTTGGTCCTGATGAGAAACAGGACAGGACATTGATGACCGCTTTAGAGAAAGGTGCGATCGCAATGGTAGTTGCAGGTATCGTAGCAACCGTCGTAGATGGTGCATCCGCTGTTCCATCCATTATGATCGGTGTTTTCATATGGTACATTGCATTCACTAAATATGTCAAACTCGTTAACAGAGACGCATATAAGGTTCTTGGAACCGGTCTTCTGCCTACTGAGGAGGAATTAGAATGA
- the mtrD gene encoding tetrahydromethanopterin S-methyltransferase subunit D, with protein sequence MIDVAGILAENILYIAMVTLGGMLISWSVHFVPVGGAPAAMAQATGIGTGTVQLAAGAGLTGLVTAGAVMAVSDSLLLVVASGGVGAMIMIAVTMIVGTWVYVYGVGVPPASAKVDYDPITKDRQDIYVSQGTEGHGLPTVSYVSGVIGGALGGIGGSAIYFALMSTSTTLIQSDLVALASIFAVGIFFVNAVIPSYNIGGTIEGFHDPKFKKWPKAVLASFVATLMCAFVGIITIGGL encoded by the coding sequence ATGATAGATGTAGCAGGAATTTTAGCAGAGAACATTTTATACATCGCAATGGTAACCCTTGGCGGTATGCTTATTTCATGGAGTGTTCACTTCGTGCCTGTAGGTGGAGCACCTGCAGCTATGGCACAGGCAACCGGTATTGGTACTGGTACTGTACAATTGGCTGCTGGAGCAGGTCTCACAGGACTTGTAACCGCAGGAGCCGTTATGGCAGTATCTGATAGTCTCCTACTTGTTGTTGCATCCGGTGGAGTCGGAGCAATGATCATGATCGCTGTAACAATGATCGTGGGTACATGGGTTTACGTTTATGGCGTTGGTGTACCACCAGCATCCGCAAAAGTAGACTATGACCCTATCACAAAAGACAGGCAGGACATCTACGTTTCACAGGGTACTGAGGGACACGGACTTCCAACCGTCTCATATGTGAGTGGTGTTATTGGCGGTGCTCTTGGTGGCATTGGCGGTTCAGCTATCTACTTCGCTCTCATGAGCACCAGTACTACTCTCATCCAGAGTGACCTTGTAGCACTTGCAAGTATTTTCGCTGTAGGTATCTTTTTCGTGAACGCAGTAATTCCTTCATACAACATTGGAGGAACCATTGAAGGTTTCCACGACCCTAAGTTCAAGAAATGGCCAAAGGCAGTTCTTGCATCCTTTGTGGCAACATTGATGTGTGCTTTCGTTGGTATAATCACTATCGGAGGTCTCTAA
- the mtrE gene encoding tetrahydromethanopterin S-methyltransferase subunit E has protein sequence MEPLMGMGVLALMGAAATIAGTTEDLESDVGSQSNPNSQVQLAPQMMYPHRIYNKAISGEPPSNALICAIGGTVASVLMTANLSVIFAIAIGALVASAVHGTYCITAYMGRTASQKRFRQPIYLDILRSHTPVMMGYAFITTFCILVVSYIMVAVLAHPFPLTLLAFIWGITVGAIGSSTGDVHYGAEREFQNVEFGSGLNAANSGNIVRKAESGLRNGIDNSWFCAKFGGPVTGLAFGMTVFLSGWVTAVFNPAISLTMGWLSVAAGVILVLLLIIWNRKIEVAARKAFGPYKEEEEVAA, from the coding sequence ATGGAACCACTCATGGGCATGGGTGTTCTAGCACTTATGGGCGCTGCCGCAACTATTGCTGGCACAACTGAGGATCTCGAATCTGATGTCGGATCTCAGAGTAACCCAAATTCACAAGTACAGCTAGCACCCCAGATGATGTATCCACATAGGATCTACAACAAAGCAATTTCTGGTGAACCACCATCGAATGCATTGATTTGTGCTATTGGCGGAACCGTGGCATCTGTATTGATGACTGCAAATCTGTCTGTGATCTTTGCTATCGCTATTGGTGCACTTGTTGCTTCAGCAGTACACGGAACATATTGTATCACGGCTTACATGGGCCGTACCGCAAGTCAGAAACGTTTCAGACAACCAATCTACCTTGATATTCTCAGATCACATACGCCAGTGATGATGGGATATGCATTTATTACAACATTCTGTATCCTTGTTGTATCATACATTATGGTGGCTGTTCTCGCACATCCTTTCCCACTTACGCTTCTCGCGTTCATTTGGGGAATTACTGTCGGAGCTATTGGTTCATCCACTGGTGATGTTCATTATGGTGCAGAGCGTGAATTCCAGAATGTTGAGTTCGGATCAGGTCTCAATGCTGCAAATTCCGGAAACATTGTAAGGAAAGCAGAATCCGGTCTTCGTAATGGTATTGACAATTCCTGGTTCTGTGCAAAGTTCGGAGGCCCAGTAACCGGTCTTGCATTCGGTATGACCGTTTTCTTAAGTGGCTGGGTAACAGCTGTCTTTAACCCTGCTATTAGCCTTACAATGGGCTGGCTTTCAGTTGCTGCAGGAGTTATTTTGGTGTTACTTTTGATTATCTGGAACAGAAAAATCGAAGTAGCAGCACGTAAGGCATTTGGTCCTTACAAGGAAGAAGAGGAGGTCGCTGCATGA
- a CDS encoding DUF5402 family protein, which translates to MTMTQDMLKARGALENKLRELLGIPVFLIEMDIFALPCGCSGVTINTRGLQLDDLEIFEEHIIKYFTETVISLEIDPAFLFVRLIPGTAEIASVNARMLCNNCYMDFSRGSGRQPRPDIYILKFDRRE; encoded by the coding sequence ATGACTATGACACAAGATATGCTGAAAGCACGTGGGGCATTGGAGAACAAATTACGGGAACTTTTGGGTATACCTGTCTTTTTGATCGAAATGGATATTTTTGCCCTTCCATGTGGTTGCAGTGGTGTTACAATAAATACACGCGGGCTCCAATTGGATGATCTGGAGATATTCGAAGAACATATTATTAAATACTTTACGGAAACGGTTATATCTCTTGAGATTGATCCCGCTTTCCTTTTTGTTCGCCTGATTCCCGGAACTGCTGAGATCGCATCGGTCAATGCACGTATGCTTTGCAACAATTGTTACATGGATTTTAGCAGAGGGAGCGGCAGGCAACCACGGCCTGATATTTATATCTTGAAGTTTGACAGGCGAGAATGA
- a CDS encoding peptidase U32 family protein: MKLYVPHVGHLEGLEDLLSGSDDIYAVYMAGSPDYIGTGRTNLSAPKLEEIAIQTEYAHDKGVKMEIILNSSCMGGQQLTPEGYRTIDWYFDKLNNIGIDSITVADPFFVEMLAKDYDMDVVVSVLSFVDSPQKAEFYEQLGATTIVIDPVVNRQFDKLEAIRDAVSCDLKLLVNEACLYQCPFRYAHFNFFSHANGPGPKPNVLDDYYYFKCLSLRINDPQQLIKSPWIRPEDLKEYRHITDTFKIGGRTQFVNWVLDAVDAYAGESYDGNLMDLLDSVKDLKDNFYVPNSELNGAIEQWKRCDKVCHKCGYCKRLAEKVIQVYSYNGDERCTIPLGSSGDRK, translated from the coding sequence ATGAAGTTGTATGTACCACATGTAGGTCATCTTGAAGGACTTGAAGACCTGCTTTCAGGATCTGATGATATCTATGCTGTCTATATGGCAGGGTCTCCCGATTATATTGGCACTGGCAGGACCAACCTGAGTGCGCCGAAGCTTGAAGAGATAGCTATACAGACAGAGTACGCACACGATAAGGGCGTGAAGATGGAGATCATCCTTAACAGTTCCTGCATGGGTGGACAGCAACTTACGCCGGAAGGTTACCGAACCATCGATTGGTATTTCGATAAGTTGAACAACATTGGTATAGATTCGATCACTGTTGCAGATCCCTTCTTTGTGGAGATGCTTGCCAAGGATTATGATATGGATGTGGTGGTCTCGGTACTCTCTTTTGTGGATTCTCCTCAGAAGGCCGAGTTCTATGAACAACTTGGAGCAACTACGATAGTTATTGATCCTGTAGTGAATAGGCAATTCGATAAACTGGAAGCTATCAGGGATGCAGTATCATGCGATCTGAAGTTGCTTGTAAATGAGGCCTGTTTGTATCAGTGCCCTTTCAGGTATGCTCACTTCAATTTCTTCTCACATGCCAATGGGCCGGGTCCAAAGCCTAATGTGCTTGATGATTATTACTACTTCAAGTGCTTGTCCTTGAGGATAAATGATCCGCAACAGCTCATAAAATCCCCCTGGATCAGGCCGGAGGACCTTAAGGAATACCGTCATATTACAGACACATTCAAGATCGGTGGCAGAACACAGTTCGTCAACTGGGTCCTTGATGCTGTAGATGCTTATGCCGGTGAGAGCTATGATGGGAACCTCATGGACCTTTTGGATAGCGTAAAGGACCTGAAAGATAATTTCTATGTCCCGAACAGTGAACTGAACGGGGCCATCGAGCAATGGAAAAGATGCGACAAGGTCTGCCACAAGTGTGGATACTGTAAGCGTCTTGCTGAGAAGGTTATTCAGGTATATTCCTACAATGGGGATGAACGTTGTACAATACCATTGGGATCATCAGGAGATAGAAAATGA
- a CDS encoding sugar phosphate isomerase/epimerase family protein: protein MIIGASSFAGSLKELDQHVRSVELYMPKLGVYEGNCLQKNRLEQILDELSTCDLDTSMHAHYFADVPTYPKGLVVDTASMEPIHFKLMEECIELAGKLETKAVVIHPGRVGDDRQRSLGRMTTNLKRLAAFASENNVMLGLENKEATDPGNLCCEAEELLKVVNEVDSSNLGVTFDIGHANLTCGGDHEKLNEFIRTVSEQVIHVHLHDNYGTWTSNYDGDEHMAPGTGTIDYSVLNSLKGYKGIFNLEVFSIEDVLAGKEMIREHISL, encoded by the coding sequence ATGATCATAGGTGCATCCTCCTTTGCAGGCAGTCTTAAAGAGCTGGACCAACATGTCAGATCCGTGGAGCTCTATATGCCAAAACTTGGAGTATATGAAGGAAACTGCCTTCAGAAAAACAGGTTAGAACAGATCCTCGACGAACTGTCCACATGCGATCTTGATACATCCATGCATGCACATTATTTTGCAGACGTTCCAACATATCCAAAGGGCCTTGTGGTTGATACTGCATCCATGGAGCCCATTCATTTCAAGCTAATGGAAGAATGCATAGAGCTCGCAGGAAAGCTCGAAACAAAAGCAGTTGTCATCCATCCCGGCAGAGTAGGAGATGACAGACAAAGGTCCCTTGGCAGGATGACAACAAATCTGAAAAGACTTGCAGCTTTTGCATCAGAGAACAATGTCATGCTAGGACTTGAGAACAAAGAAGCTACCGACCCCGGAAATCTCTGTTGTGAAGCAGAAGAACTGCTCAAAGTGGTCAATGAAGTGGATTCTTCGAACCTTGGGGTGACATTTGACATCGGTCATGCGAACCTGACCTGCGGAGGGGACCATGAGAAACTGAACGAGTTCATCAGGACAGTATCAGAACAAGTGATACATGTGCACCTGCATGACAATTACGGAACATGGACCTCCAATTACGATGGAGATGAGCACATGGCACCCGGAACCGGCACGATCGATTATTCAGTGCTTAATTCGCTTAAAGGTTACAAAGGGATATTCAATCTGGAGGTTTTTTCAATCGAAGATGTTCTTGCGGGAAAAGAGATGATAAGAGAACATATCAGCCTTTGA
- a CDS encoding universal stress protein: MKILLPTDGSGYSENAAMVAGQIASKHDSEVIIVHVVEDKGLGRKTWRENGAEHVINSVREELLKRGCKEQNIISETVGGHAAEMIVKTAKKHNVDRIVIGTRGHTGIKQIMGSVTLKVLQLSPILVLVVPPEFRL; encoded by the coding sequence ATGAAAATATTACTTCCCACTGACGGGTCAGGATATTCGGAAAACGCTGCAATGGTTGCAGGTCAGATCGCAAGCAAACACGATTCTGAGGTCATAATCGTTCATGTGGTCGAAGACAAAGGGCTTGGGAGGAAAACGTGGCGTGAGAACGGTGCTGAGCATGTGATCAATAGTGTAAGGGAAGAACTTCTCAAAAGAGGGTGTAAAGAGCAGAACATCATCTCCGAGACAGTTGGTGGTCATGCCGCAGAAATGATCGTAAAGACTGCAAAAAAGCATAATGTCGACAGGATCGTTATAGGCACTCGTGGTCATACTGGAATTAAACAGATAATGGGTTCTGTGACACTGAAGGTCCTTCAATTGTCACCAATACTTGTTCTGGTCGTTCCTCCTGAATTTCGGTTATAA
- a CDS encoding HIT family protein codes for MDCLFCNIIKGKIPSHKIYEDEETYAFLDINPCSRGHTVVVPKKHYDSFTDMPTEDAGSLFATVKMLTGMLEDAMSADGSNVGLNNKAAAGQLVPHVHVHIIPRMNGDNGGSMHSIVSVSDAGNDLEELAERLRVD; via the coding sequence ATGGATTGTCTGTTCTGCAATATAATAAAGGGAAAGATCCCATCACATAAGATCTATGAGGACGAAGAAACCTATGCTTTCCTTGACATAAACCCATGTTCCAGAGGGCATACCGTAGTTGTCCCTAAAAAGCACTACGACAGCTTTACCGACATGCCAACGGAAGATGCCGGTTCACTTTTCGCCACCGTGAAAATGCTAACAGGGATGTTAGAAGATGCAATGTCAGCAGACGGCTCGAACGTCGGTCTTAATAACAAGGCTGCTGCCGGTCAGTTAGTGCCACATGTGCATGTACACATCATCCCGAGAATGAATGGGGATAATGGCGGTTCAATGCATTCGATAGTATCTGTGAGCGATGCAGGGAACGATCTGGAAGAGCTGGCTGAGAGGTTGAGGGTTGATTGA
- a CDS encoding Fic family protein has product MSTEDGTEAMKYIHDQDVINFVSEYNRRYLHWEEVGKRKDKIPIKPIYLWYLMKMFRVTKAPNKVVFGKYIFHYTMLDEFQEKLYTLDKGAAGTLASVIDAISDNREKYILNSLMEEAIASSQIEGATPSRRVAKEMLRKSKKPENKDERMIINNYNTMKYVLEIKNEEMTPELLLEIQKRMTEGTFDDPEDEGVFRDNDEIRVFDNDGEVLHTPPKKEEVSELVSELCNFANNDDQFFIHPIIKGIFLHYLLNYIHPFNDGNGRTGRSLFYWYVLKKDYWLFEYMSVSRLIYKKRRQYKLAYQYTESDYFFDKDKEIGDLTYFIKFNLTAIIESLHEILKYLEIKQQEQYQALKYMNESDELNTRQREILRQFIKYPHKTMAVKEVMNTQGVSYATARSDLFYLEEIGHLKKQKSGKEFLFVLIHNDA; this is encoded by the coding sequence TTGTCCACGGAAGATGGAACTGAGGCAATGAAGTACATTCATGATCAGGATGTGATCAATTTTGTTTCTGAATATAATCGGAGATATCTTCATTGGGAAGAGGTTGGAAAAAGAAAAGACAAAATTCCAATCAAACCAATTTACTTGTGGTACTTAATGAAAATGTTTCGGGTCACGAAGGCTCCCAATAAAGTTGTTTTTGGAAAATATATATTTCATTATACGATGCTTGACGAGTTTCAAGAAAAATTGTACACTCTCGATAAAGGCGCAGCAGGAACTCTTGCAAGCGTCATCGATGCTATCTCTGACAATCGTGAAAAGTACATATTAAATTCTCTTATGGAAGAAGCTATTGCATCAAGTCAGATCGAGGGAGCAACACCATCACGTCGAGTCGCAAAGGAGATGCTAAGGAAAAGTAAAAAACCAGAAAACAAAGATGAGCGGATGATCATTAACAATTATAACACAATGAAATATGTGTTAGAAATAAAAAATGAAGAAATGACCCCTGAACTTCTTCTGGAAATTCAAAAAAGGATGACCGAAGGTACTTTCGACGATCCTGAAGACGAAGGCGTTTTTAGAGACAACGATGAGATCCGAGTTTTTGATAATGATGGTGAAGTTTTACATACTCCTCCAAAAAAAGAAGAAGTATCAGAATTAGTGAGCGAACTGTGCAATTTTGCAAATAATGATGACCAGTTTTTCATCCATCCCATAATCAAAGGAATATTTCTTCATTACTTACTTAATTATATTCACCCATTCAATGATGGAAATGGACGTACTGGCAGAAGTCTATTTTACTGGTATGTCCTGAAAAAGGATTATTGGCTTTTTGAGTATATGTCCGTATCACGTTTGATCTACAAAAAACGCCGGCAATATAAATTGGCATATCAATATACAGAATCGGATTACTTCTTTGATAAAGATAAAGAGATTGGTGATCTGACATACTTTATTAAATTTAATTTGACTGCTATAATAGAATCGTTGCATGAAATTCTAAAATATCTTGAAATTAAGCAGCAGGAACAATATCAGGCACTGAAATACATGAATGAATCTGATGAATTAAACACCAGGCAACGAGAAATACTTAGGCAATTTATAAAATATCCACACAAAACAATGGCAGTAAAAGAAGTCATGAATACACAAGGTGTATCTTATGCTACGGCAAGAAGTGACTTATTTTATCTTGAAGAAATTGGTCATCTCAAAAAACAAAAATCCGGGAAGGAGTTTTTATTTGTTTTAATACACAATGATGCATAA
- a CDS encoding HIT family protein gives MTADGSNVGLNNKDAAGQLVPHVHVHIIPQNRRRLKIHTFHCIRQCSG, from the coding sequence TTGACAGCAGACGGCTCAAACGTCGGTCTCAATAACAAAGATGCTGCCGGTCAGTTAGTGCCACATGTGCACGTCCACATCATCCCCCAAAATCGAAGAAGACTGAAAATCCATACCTTCCATTGCATCCGGCAGTGCAGCGGATGA
- a CDS encoding very short patch repair endonuclease, with the protein MKYIRDGRAPIPKSKITSRVMSANVGKDTKPELLLRKALRYIGIPGYRLHWKKVPGRPDITYPGGKIAIFVNGCYWHRCPYCNLPLPKSHTDFWAEKFKRNKERDDENIRLLKAEGWKIIVLWECEIKRDVMECAERVRNLVCKIDS; encoded by the coding sequence GTGAAATACATTAGAGATGGGCGTGCTCCGATACCAAAATCGAAAATAACCTCTAGGGTCATGAGTGCAAACGTTGGGAAGGACACGAAACCTGAACTTTTACTTAGAAAAGCATTGAGATATATAGGGATTCCTGGATATCGACTTCACTGGAAAAAAGTGCCAGGAAGACCCGATATTACATATCCAGGTGGTAAGATTGCAATATTCGTAAATGGTTGCTACTGGCATAGGTGTCCATACTGTAACCTCCCTCTTCCAAAATCACATACCGATTTCTGGGCAGAGAAATTCAAGAGAAACAAAGAAAGGGACGATGAAAATATACGTTTACTAAAGGCAGAGGGATGGAAAATAATCGTATTATGGGAATGCGAAATAAAAAGGGACGTAATGGAATGTGCTGAAAGAGTAAGAAATTTGGTGTGCAAAATAGACAGCTGA